A segment of the Solanum lycopersicum chromosome 9, SLM_r2.1 genome:
TGAAGAGTTTCTTGAAGTTCCTACTTATCAGAGATAGATCATCGTCATCTATGTCAGATTTGTTCAGTTGATTTAAGAccaaaaaaattttctttatttccttCACCTCTTTTGTCAACATTCATCTCATAAGTCTTGAGATTTCTAACCAATTCATCTAAAGTCATATTAGTTAGGTCCTTGGCTTCTCTAATGGCAGTGACTTTTATTTCCCAAGACCTAGGAAAAATCCTAAGTACTTTGTCAACCTGTTCCTCAGTGGTATATACTTTACCCAATGAGATTAGTTCGTTTATCACAGTGGTGAATCTAGTAATCATATCTTGAAGAGATTTTCCGGATTTCATCTTAAAGGCTTCATATTCTGAACACAAACTAGCAATCTTGAATTTTCGGACTTGAGTTGTACCTTCATGAGAGTTTTGTAAGGTATCCCATATTTGTTTAGCAGAGGTACAACTTGAGATACGGTTAAACTCATCGGGTCCTAGTC
Coding sequences within it:
- the LOC138338568 gene encoding uncharacterized protein, with the protein product MEDFIQAEDYELWVRITKGQLIPTITDSEGNKVPKPADTYNEADYKMLGKNAKAKCILVCGLGPDEFNRISSCTSAKQIWDTLQNSHEGTTQVRKFKIASLCSEYEAFKMKSGKSLQDMITRFTTVINELISLGKVYTTEEQVDKVLRIFPRSWEIKVTAIREAKDLTNMTLDELVRNLKTYEMNVDKRGEGNKENFFGLKSTEQI